The Bombus huntii isolate Logan2020A chromosome 11, iyBomHunt1.1, whole genome shotgun sequence genome includes a window with the following:
- the LOC126870823 gene encoding uncharacterized protein LOC126870823 isoform X1, translating into MSNSLDSFLTRIGDVTIERVTPRPGPKPNETIMSNETVTNTNMNNVEPQTGNDESSEESSGETSDGEHDKKNDTLQSEEIEEIRSEGSGDDMDLDETIDSQIGVRAESERQHHSQAEEDDEEPVNILDTLPLEGAPIEGQEVSEADLLGKPISKDTDDEGSIGHENDKHEGHVMEEEGTESNKRHADSEHSDTAKKKQKKDDGTEGSASECETKAEKKLANMRRNIREVMDETQLDEATLSAQRQEMERLRRVQEQQRLIREVQRHMAITRQNMKAKTRVISLLQGKQNQAGTTISQSSPSGPVRLPNTVLLKVNSGSGTGSQTTSGIQTNQIQRRSVEGSRWQKGRGIYQGAQTSISRIANRPSGPNMLQQRIRMMTPSVSISPVVPKKEPMDRSEYYSDSEISDIEAEETLREKQIHAAKKISTGPKSQKTAKGKDVVTISSSSESSDDDCIVLSDPSGEEETDNEDDPSNSGMHTNDRYNIPDEHGRVLINVGHPETEPNVFLAPQVARIIKPHQIGGIRFLYDNIVESIERFKTSSGFGCILAHSMGLGKTLQVASFCDIFFRCTTSKTVLCIMPINTLQNWLAEFNMWLPYEDPNAPEKYGKSSGIKSESIIELKQEVKDESGNQSDMSNMSSMSNISRPISTESAHRFGQENTSQPMNIMPENPYIHPGYETHNMMPGYVQDNMLNKNISNSQVHINENYHGDISQNALYNTNPNPMSTFESIKSEVNCHGMQQRSNMSDTKFGMENQNSNNIYPGLENRPQAPIYPGIETRNPSTLYHGVDSHHSGSIYPNFDNSTNTFSNYTNRSTQESDQESRKDCFKNTLSSMNAEVNVKKEPEEIVKKEESTCTTKEEISNEEKKEIEKVKTPFSVDSPIGMEMRPRHFRLHILNDSHKTMTARAKVIQDWQVGGGVLLIGYELYRQLSLKKPNKAKRKRGQPFKDTVDVEEEDKNKGLLDEMHTALVNPGPDLVICDEGHRIKNSHASISMALKQMRTKRRIVLTGYPLQNNLLEYWCMVDFVRPNYLGTKSEFCNMFERPIQNGQCIDSTPQDIRLMRYRAHVLHALLEGFVQRRSHSVLQVSLPRKEEYILLVRMTSHQRKLYDTFMNQVVKTRAVPNPLKAFAVCCKIWNHPDILYHFLRKRQANEEDDLDLEETIGEKSTPGGKRSKARQPKGESKKGKKTNTTIKNKPAASVQPNSSSSSNTDNVENDNSHTTPKQNNYSNYPPMPMNNSGYSNSISQNSYPHGYQNYRSSDQNTYYRNENNHGEYNEFYNNQGSQRYGNQSFQTYSQTPGYNAPQNYPNQSQNYIPNSEQSTNNHSQRYSTATSNSEFRSDQNQGNNYEVSGMFPRQSYPYQDHGRNYGSNINQGSNNYSQVPNQSSFQSQMPNQSANMPLPDYSSYTPNQTQNYNPAAGQTNTIYSRNEGQPLQNSTLGYDTNQQSQNSSSQTPTAAYLANQQGQSTSGQNRGFSPNQQNQNLPLQSSSHTYGGSQSQNIPISNQPHNYPTQVNPNPSPQTSLNFSQQSPNTIPQNQPHPYITNSSNQTSIPQNQMRGYSTAAQNQMNVSQNSSSYPTGQSASNPTQTHGYAQDQQGSVPSAQGTMHGYSHLVSPSTPQNQSYPPNMQSQTGTPSNANHAYGSNHQGPTSIPSTPTHRYSSSQQGQISQSQNQALPYSQNQQTPSSINQSDQLYSRPDNQQQTQTYTPTANTSHEFSTDRQSGSSSTNPTNNYSINQTSSQNTVVPNYSTDGAHSNQVSQMKSSEDPYWQRNYSQPFQSDQCNDPYYRDVNPNVNRYQSNYFPSQNYQNQSYDYSNNHNSDINTRSEDSKSQQTTTHIQSSGSSEKNKNNKEMTSSVGVQSQPIHQNSSSSTSSGYGSESNCQTSVSRSVQNLNSLHSPRLNQNDLVKEDEKEKEDLLDKDKEEKSDDEILTKDEEKDCKSSPGGKEDPGIPYDWATELMKGYVPGLMDASAKMTIFFCILEEAIKLGDRVLAFSQSLFTLNLIEDFLARNSLKYPDGQTDAWIKNVNYYRLDGSTSALEREKLINEFNNNPKIHLFLVSTRAGSLGINLVGANRAIVFDASWNPCHDTQAVCRVYRYGQQKPCFVYRLVTDNCLERKIYDRQISKQGMADRVVDQCNPDAHLSLKEATTLSWDWEEDSQVQDFSQTKDSYSDEVMHRVLERHSSLLTKQPFHHESLLVDRKDKKLSQAEKRLARRGYELEKMAANCSRPSYNYVPGNTATRAGGLQIRAIRGGDSSTTSKPVASVRPMQQRGAEGIGSRSVTGSRWIPAEVWQRQGMSAQEMTLPLDVVIPTNSPDKGSIVLKAGQRVMVLKSPKGIYMQLESGKIIAIRTALKLNQQKREEEPKKGVSSMAQRNSKPEVGFPLRNNSAISIIPKSSSSNQASGRSINKPGNGPNYRPFADKETLKRPKPVVTATAKPYLSQVNLTNQVSLSRLPKIKQEPVDHSTLGENSNSSDGQVRTEQRVEEVRLEDVVAEVSSNTDYNPNHNRVTSSDTDIALQKSSEENSQVYTSDSVTAQSVQTQHDQTETELTSKIDKQCSPSIEKEIIKTTDTLTNYGHAFQTQQEKRDASNDEIIIEDPSPIPPQIQSQVPSQMQSQMPLQVSPQVQSQVLPQIQPQLPTQIPPQVPSQLSSQGPSQIPQASPQVAPQVAPQVATQPTSSGSLPPLLTQQSTSSTMQVPATPTLRATEVPKGITDSTIGSSATSICTGTNTITSPKTAEPSMRETCIQSEPLNVPQGYPYAQYPRYYDYNDPRSRSLSTPYGTYFPGVPPHAANPRLPMDTSKSQPDVGKPIEERAMMNVPPAYSQVSNTTAKTSANTIETKGAEAMVTTTVATTPTRDETHIPTAFSHPTSSRYPGPYPPGPYDPYSQHYPPAPGSSATYPPGVAAPGYPAYGGPSYNTEYARMYTAFHGPPPPADPYIHRGYAPPSSHPPNYYPPFPHPPPPYPNYSFLSPYPNPNMPSEPQPPAQ; encoded by the exons AGGCAACATCATTCTCAAGCTGAAGAGGATGATGAAGAACCAGTTAATATATTGGATACTTTGCCATTAGAAG GAGCCCCAATAGAGGGTCAGGAAGTGTCTGAAGCAGACTTACTTGGAAAACCAATTTCAAAAGATACAGATGATGAAGGAAGCATAGGACATGAAAATGACAAACATGAAGGTCATGTCATGGAGGAGGAAGGAACAGAGAGTAATAAGAGGCATGCTGATTCAGAACATTCTGATACAGCTAAGAAGAAGCAGAAAAAAGATGATGGAACTGAAGGATCTGCGTCAGAATGTGAAACAAAAGCAGAAAAGAAATTAGCAAACATGAGAAGAAATATTCGAGAAGTTATGGATGAAACTCAACTTGATGAAGCTACTTTGTCAGCTCAGCGGCAAGAGATGGAACGTCTTCGAAGGGTACAAGAACAACAAAGACTAATTCGTGAAGTTCAACGACATATGGCAATAACTAGACAAAATATGAAAGCAAAAACAAGAGTAATTAGTCTTTTACAAGGAAAACAAAATCAAGCAGGTACTACTATTTCACAATCATCTCCATCTGGACCAGTTCGTTTGCCAAACACGGTGCTCCTTAAAGTAAATTCTGGATCTGGCACTGGATCTCAGACTACTTCTGGTATACAAACAAATCAAATACAAAGAAGATCGGTAGAAGGCTCCCGATGGCAAAAAGGTAGAGGTATTTACCAAGGAGCACAAACATCAATTTCGCGAATTGCAAATCGACCTAGTGGTCCCAATATGTTACAACAAAGAATTCGAATGATGACTCCTTCTGTTAGCATATCTCCTGTAGTTCCTAAAAAGGAACCTATGGATAGATCTGAATATTACTCAGATTCTGAAATCTCAGATATAGAAGCTGAAGAAACTTTACGTGAGAAACAAATACATGCTGCTAAAAAGATATCAACTGGGCCAAAGTCTCAAAAAACAGCTAAAGGCAAAGATGTAGTTACAATATCTAGCTCTAGCGAAAGTTCAGATGATGATTGTATAGTTTTAAGTGACCCAAGTGGTGAAGAAGAAACAGACAACGAAGATGATCCATCCAATTCTGGCATGCATACTAATGATAGATATAACATTCCAGATGAACATGGTAGAGTGTTAATAAATGTCGGTCATCCTGAAACAGAACCTAATGTATTTTTAGCTCCACAAGTAGCTCGTATTATTAAACCTCATCAGATTGGTGGTATTCGTTTTCTTTATGATAATATTGTTGAAAGTATTGAAAGATTCAAAACTAGTTCTGGTTTTGGTTGTATCCTTGCTCACAGTATGGGTTTAGGAAAAACACTTCAAGTTGCTAGTTTTTGCGATATTTTTTTTCGTTGTACCACTTCTAAAACAGTTCTCTGTATTATGCCCATTAATACACTGCAAAATTGGTTAGCAGAATTTAATATGTGGTTACCATATGAGGATCCTAATGCTCCGGAAAAGTATGGTAAAAGTTCTGGTATTAAATCAGAATCTATTATTGAGCTTAAACAAGAAGTTAAGGATGAAAGCGGGAATCAAAGTGACATGTCAAATATGTCAAGTATGTCAAATATTTCAAGGCCTATTAGCACAGAATCAGCTCATCGTTTTGGACAAGAAAATACGTCCCAACCTATGAATATTATGCCAGAAAATCCGTATATTCATCCAGGATATGAAACTCACAATATGATGCCTGGTTATGTACAAGATAATatgttgaataaaaatatatcaaattcGCAAGTACacataaatgaaaattatcacGGAGatatttcacaaaatgcaTTGTATAATACAAATCCTAATCCAATGTCTACTTTTGAATCAATAAAATCAGAAGTAAATTGTCATGGCATGCAACAAAGGTCAAACATGTCAGATACAAAATTTGGTATGGAAAATCAGAATTCTAATAATATATATCCTGGTTTAGAGAATCGGCCACAAGCTCCTATATATCCAGGTATTGAAACTCGAAATCCTAGCACTTTGTATCATGGTGTAGATAGTCATCACTCTGGGTCCATATATCCTAATTTTGACAATTCTACTAATACTTTCTCTAATTATACAAACCGATCAACTCAAGAATCAGATCAAGAATCAAGAAAAGattgttttaaaaatactttatctTCTATGAATGCAGAAGTTAATGTAAAGAAAGAGCCAGAAGAAATAGTTAAAAAGGAGGAAAGTACTTGTAcaacaaaagaagaaatatcgaatgaagagaaaaaggaaattgaGAAAGTTAAAACTCCATTTAGTGTAGATTCGCCTATTGGTATGGAAATGAGACCGCGGCATTTTcgtttacatattttaaatgATTCTCATAAAACTATGACAGCAAGAGCCAAGGTAATTCAAGATTGGCAAGTAGGAGGTGGTGTTTTGTTGATTGGATATGAACTATACAGACAATTGTCTTTAAAAAAGCCAAACAAAGCAAAAAGGAAACGTGGACAACCTTTCAAAGATACTGTTGATGTTGAGGAAGAAGACAAGAACAAAGGATTATTAGATGAAATGCATACAGCTTTAGTTAATCCAGGGCCTGATTTAGTCATATGTGATGAAGGtcatagaataaaaaattcccATGCTAGCATTAGTATGGCTTTGAAACAAATGCGCACAAAACGTAGAATTGTATTAACTGGTTATCCATTACAAAATAATCTTTTGGAATATTGGTGTATGGTTGATTTTGTAAGACCTAATTATTTGGGAACTAAaagtgaattttgtaatatgttTGAACGACCAATTCAGAATGGGCAGTGTATTGATTCAACACCACAAGACATACGTTTAATGAGATACCGTGCACATGTGTTACATGCCTTGTTAGAAGGTTTTGTACAAAGAAGATCTCATTCTGTATTGCAAGTTTCCTTACCACGTAAAGAAGAATACATCCTTCTTGTTCGGATGACATCACATCAACGTAAACTATATGATACCTTTATGAATCAAGTAGTTAAAACACGTGCTGTACCTAATCCATTGAAAGCTTTTGCAGTATGCTGTAAAATTTGGAACCATCCTGATATCCTATATCACTTTCTACGTAAACGACAGGCTAATGAAGAAGATGATTTAGATTTAGAGGAAACAATTGGTGAAAAATCTACTCCAGGAGGTAAACGTTCTAAAGCACGCCAACCAAAAGGGGAATccaagaaaggaaagaaaacaaatacaactataaaaaataaaccAGCAGCTAGTGTTCAACCTAATTCCTCTTCATCATCTAATACTGATaatgtagaaaatgataattcaCATACTACTCCAAAACAAAacaattattctaattatcCTCCTATGCCAATGAATAATTCAGGGTATTCAAATTCTATATCTCAAAATTCTTATCCTCATGGTTATCAGAATTATAGATCAAGTGATCAAAACACATAttatagaaatgaaaataaccATGGAGAATACAatgaattttacaataatCAAGGATCACAAAGATATGGAAATCAATCATTTCAAACATATTCACAAACTCCAGGATATAATGCACCACAAAATTATCCTAATCAATCACAAAATTATATACCAAACAGTGAGCAGTCTACAAATAATCATTCTCAAAGGTATTCAACTGCTACTTCCAATTCAGAATTTCGTTCAGATCAAAATCAAGGGAATAATTATGAAGTATCTGGGATGTTTCCACGTCAATCTTATCCTTATCAAGATCATGGACGTAATTATGGATCAAATATAAATCAAGGATCTAATAATTATTCTCAAGTTCCAAATCAGTCTTCTTTTCAATCGCAAATGCCAAACCAATCTGCAAATATGCCATTACCTGATTATTCTTCATATACACCAAATCAGACTCAAAATTATAATCCTGCAGCAGGGCAAACAAATACCATATATTCGCGAAATGAAGGTCAACCATTACAAAATTCTACATTAGGATATGACACAAATCAACAAAGTCAAAATTCATCATCTCAAACACCAACTGCTGCATATCTTGCAAATCAACAAGGGCAGAGTACATCTGGTCAAAATCGTGGCTTTTCACCTAATCAACAGAATCAAAATCTTCCTTTGCAAAGTTCTTCTCATACTTATGGTGGCTCACAGTCACAAAATATTCCAATATCAAATCAACCCCACAATTATCCTACTCAAGTAAATCCAAACCCTTCTCCACAAACATCACTCAATTTTAGTCAACAATCTCCGAACACTATACCACAGAATCAACCTCATCCATATATAACAAATTCATCAAATCAAACATCAATTCCACAAAATCAAATGCGTGGATATTCTACAGCAGCTCAAAATCAGATGAATGTATCACAAAATTCATCTTCGTATCCCACTGGCCAATCAGCTTCAAATCCTACTCAAACACATGGATATGCTCAAGATCAGCAAGGGTCAGTTCCTAGTGCACAAGGTACTATGCATGGATATTCACATCTTGTATCTCCATCAACACCACAAAATCAATCTTATCCACCTAATATGCAAAGCCAAACGGGAACTCCATCAAATGCAAATCATGCCTATGGGTCTAATCATCAAGGTCCAACATCAATACCATCAACTCCAACTCATAGGTACAGTTCTTCTCAACAAGGACAGATATCACAATCTCAGAATCAAGCTCTTCCATATTCTCAAAATCAGCAAACACCGAGTTCTATCAATCAAAGTGATCAATTGTATTCCAGACCAGATAATCAACAACAAACTCAAACTTATACACCAACAGCCAACACATCCCATGAATTTTCAACAGATCGTCAAAGTGGTAGTTCCTCTACCAATCctacaaataattattcaatAAATCAAACGTCGTCTCAGAATACTGTTGTACCAAATTATTCAACAGATGGAGCACATTCAAATCAAGTAAGTCAAATGAAAAGTTCAGAGGATCCTTATTGGCAAAGAAATTATTCTCAACCATTTCAATCTGATCAATGTAATGATCCTTATTATCGGGATGTAAATCCTAATGTGAATCGATATCAAAGTAATTACTTTCCGTCAcaaaattatcaaaatcaGTCTTATGATTATAGTAATAATCATAATTCGGATATTAATACGCGCTCAGAGGATTCGAAGTCCCAGCAAACCACTACTCACATTCAAAGCTCAGGATCTTCAGAgaagaacaaaaataataaGGAAATGACATCAAGTGTTGGTGTGCAAAGTCAACCAATTCATCAAAATAGTTCAAGTTCTACAAGTTCAGGTTATGGTTCTGAATCAAATTGTCAGACTTCAGTATCTAGATCTGTACAAAATCTTAATTCATTGCATAGTCCCCGTCTAAATCAAAATGATTTAGTgaaagaagatgaaaaagaaaaagaagacttattagataaagataaagaagaGAAGTCAGATGATGAAATTCTTACAAAAGATGAAGAAAAGGATTGTAAAAGTTCTCCAGGAGGAAAAGAAGACCCTGGTATTCCATATGATTGG GCAACAGAATTAATGAAGGGCTATGTACCAGGATTAATGGATGCTTCTGCAAAAATGAcaattttcttttgtattttggAAGAAGCAATTAAACTTGGTGACCGCGTTTTAGCATTTTCTCAATCGTTATTTACATTGAATCTCATTGAAGATTTTTTAGCTAGAAATAGTTTGAAGTATCCTGATGGGCAAACAGATGCTTggattaaaaatgtaaattattatcgTCTCGATGGCAGTACTAGCGCcttagaaagagaaaaacttattaatgaatttaataataatccAAAAATTCATCTTTTTCTTGTTTCAACGCGTGCTGGTTCTCTTGGTATTAATCTTGTTGGCGCTAACCGTGCCATTGTATTCGATGCTTCTTGGAATCCTTGTCATGATACACAGGCTGTTTGTAGAGTGTATAGATATGGACAACAGAAACCTTGTTTTGTTTACCGTTTGGTCACTGACAATTgtttagaaagaaaaatatatgacAGACAAATTAGTAAGCAAGGAATGGCAGATCGTGTGGTTGATCAATGCAATCCAGATGCTCATCTTTCATTAAAAGAAGCAACTACATTGTCTTGGGATTGGGAAGAAGATAGTCAAGTACAAGATTTTTCTCAAACGAAAGATAGTTATTCTGATGAAGTGATGCATCGTGTATTAGAACGCCATTCTTCTTTATTAACGAAACAGCCTTTCCACCATGAAAGTCTTTTAGTTGATAGAAAAGATAAGAAACTTAGTCAAGCAGAAAAGCGACTAGCTCGTCGTGGTTACGAACTTGAAAAAATGGCAGCCAACTGTTCCAGGCCCAGTTATAATTATGTTCCTGGAAATACTGCTACACGGG CAGGTGGATTACAAATTCGAGCAATTCGAGGTGGTGATAGTAGTACTACTTCTAAACCAGTTGCCTCAGTTAGACCAATGCAGCAACGTGGTGCTGAAGGTATAGGTTCGCGTAGTGTAACAGGAAGTCGGTGGATACCAGCGGAAGTATGGCAAAGGCAGGGAATGAGTGCACAAGAAATGACATTACCTTTAGATGTTGTTATTCCCACCAATTCACCCGATAAGGGAAGTATTGTATTGAAAGCTGGTCAACGAGTAATGGTACTGAAAAGTCCCAAAGGCATTTATATGCAATTAGAATCTGGTAAAATTATTGCTATTCGAACGGCTCTTAAACTAAATCAACAAAAGCGAGAAGAAGAACCTAAGAAAg gTGTATCGTCAATGGCACAAAGGAATTCAAAACCAGAAGTCGGATTTCCATTGAGAAATAATTCAGCTATTTCTATCATACCGAAATCTTCTTCAAGTAATCAAGCAAGTGGTCGTTCGATTAATAAACCAGGAAACGGGCCTAATTATAGGCCATTTGCTGACAAAGAAACTTTAAAGAGACCAAAACCTGTCGTTACTGCAACTGCCAAACCTTATTTGAGTCAAGTTAATTTAACCAATCAAGTTTCTCTATCAAGGTTACCAAAAATAAAGCAGGAACCGGTAGATCATTCCACACTAGGTGAAAATTCAAACTCCTCAGATGGACAAGTTAGAACTGAACAAAGAGTGGAAGAAGTCAGATTAGAGGATGTGGTTGCGGAAGTAAGTTCGAATACAGATTATAATCCTAATCATAATCGTGTAACCAGTTCAGATACCGATATTGCTTTACAAAAGTCATCTGAAGAAAATAGTCAAGTATATACTTCGGATTCTGTAACTGCACAAAGTGTTCAAACACAGCACGATCAAACAGAAACGGAATTGACatcaaaaattgataaacaGTGTTCTCCTTCAATTGAAAAGGAGATCATAAAAACAACAGATACATTAACAAATTACGGGCATGCTTTTCAAACTcaacaagaaaaaagagaTGCGTCCAatgatgaaattataattgaaGATCCATCGCCGATACCACCTCAAATACAGTCGCAAGTACCATCACAAATGCAATCTCAAATGCCATTACAAGTATCTCCGCAAGTACAGTCACAAGTATTACCTCAGATACAACCACAGTTACCAACACAAATACCACCCCAAGTACCTTCCCAGTTATCATCGCAAGGACCATCACAAATACCACAAGCATCACCGCAAGTTGCACCACAAGTTGCACCACAAGTTGCAACACAACCAACATCATCTGGCTCATTACCGCCATTGTTAACGCAACAATCAACATCATCGACTATGCAAGTACCAGCGACACCTACATTACGAGCTACGGAAGTTCCTAAAGGTATAACAGATTCAACTATTGGTTCTTCTGCTACATCCATATGTACTGGAACAAATACTATAACATCTCCAAAAACAGCGGAACCAAGTATGCGTGAAACTTGTATACAAAGTGAACCCCTTAATGTTCCACAAGGTTATCCTTATGCTCAGTATCCACGATATTACGATTATAATGATCCTCGATCTCGATCGTTGTCCACTCCTTATGGTACATATTTCCCTGGTGTTCCACCTCATGCAGCAAATCCTAGATTACCAATGGATACCTCTAAGAGTCAACCAGATGTAGGAAAACCTATAGAAGAGAGGGCAATGATGAATGTGCCTCCTGCATATTCGCAAGTATCTAATACTACTGCCAAAACATCAGCCAACACTATAGAAACGAAAGGTGCAGAAGCGATGGTAACTACAACGGTGGCGACTACTCCTACTAGAGATGAAACGCACATACCCACTGCGTTTAGTCATCCTACGAGTAGTCGTTATCCTGGACCTTATCCACCGGGACCGTATGATCCATATTCACAGCATTATCCTCCAGCGCCCGGTTCATCAGCAACTTATCCACCAGGTG TAGCTGCCCCTGGATATCCAGCATACGGTGGCCCGAGTTACAACACGGAATATGCTCGTATGTATACAGCGTTTCATGGTCCTCCTCCACCAGCAGATCCTTATATACACAGAGGTTATGCACCCCCTTCTTCACATCCACCTAATTATTATCCTCCATTTCCTCATCCACCACCGCCTTATCCGAATTATTCATTTTTGTCACCATATCCAAATCCCAATATGCCCAGCGAGCCACAGCCACCTGCTCAGTAG